One part of the Ruegeria sp. AD91A genome encodes these proteins:
- a CDS encoding ABC transporter permease: MALAERPTEGRRAAPLIHWIKSILKTVGTIAITMLGLLFVTFVIGRVMPIDPVLAIVGERASQSTYDAVYQQLGLDKPLLVQFGYYLWDVLHGDFGNSLLNARPVSEDIARVFPATLELATLGVLIGIFMGVPLGVIAAVKRGSWIDQIARVVALVGYSMPIFWLGLMGLLVFYGILGWVGGPGRLDIFYEDIVPARTGLILVDSAIAQDWDVFRNALSHIILPAALLGYYSLAYISRMTRSFMLEQLSAEYVITARVKGLSERQVIWRHAFKNIRVQLITVIALSYANLLEGSVLTEIIFSWPGIGSYITTALLSADMNAVLGGTVVVGLIFICLNIFSDLLYRFFDPRSK, translated from the coding sequence ATGGCACTGGCCGAAAGACCAACTGAGGGGCGCCGCGCGGCGCCTCTTATCCATTGGATCAAGAGCATCCTTAAAACTGTTGGCACCATTGCTATTACAATGCTGGGCCTGCTGTTCGTGACCTTCGTCATCGGTCGCGTCATGCCGATCGACCCGGTGCTGGCGATCGTTGGCGAGCGGGCCTCGCAATCGACGTATGACGCGGTCTATCAACAGCTTGGTCTGGACAAGCCGTTGTTGGTGCAGTTCGGATACTATCTTTGGGATGTCCTGCATGGCGATTTTGGCAACTCTCTGCTGAATGCCCGCCCGGTGTCCGAGGATATTGCCCGCGTATTTCCGGCTACGCTTGAATTGGCAACTCTGGGTGTGTTGATCGGCATCTTTATGGGTGTTCCGCTGGGTGTGATCGCCGCTGTCAAGCGCGGATCGTGGATCGACCAGATTGCACGTGTAGTCGCGCTTGTTGGTTATTCGATGCCAATATTCTGGTTGGGGCTTATGGGTCTGCTGGTCTTCTACGGGATACTTGGCTGGGTTGGCGGTCCAGGTCGGCTGGACATTTTCTATGAAGATATAGTTCCTGCGCGAACAGGACTGATCCTTGTGGACAGCGCCATAGCTCAAGATTGGGATGTCTTCCGAAATGCTTTGTCCCATATCATCCTGCCAGCCGCGCTGCTGGGGTATTACTCGCTGGCCTACATCAGCCGGATGACGCGATCCTTCATGCTGGAACAGTTGTCGGCGGAATATGTTATTACCGCTCGCGTCAAAGGCCTGTCAGAGCGGCAGGTTATCTGGCGCCATGCCTTCAAGAATATCCGAGTACAGCTTATTACAGTCATCGCGTTGAGTTATGCTAATCTGCTTGAAGGTTCTGTTCTGACCGAGATCATCTTTAGCTGGCCGGGGATCGGCAGCTATATCACGACCGCTCTGCTAAGCGCTGACATGAATGCCGTTCTCGGAGGAACAGTGGTGGTTGGTCTGATCTTTATCTGCCTGAACATATTCTCGGACCTTCTTTACCGTTTCTTTGATCCGAGGTCGAAATGA
- a CDS encoding ABC transporter permease: MSDMTLRQWLLTDEPTSRQHARLASLYKGWLTLRSNSMAMVGLAILVVLVFAAVFAPILAPYDPFVQNLSSRLLPIGAEGHLLGTDSLGRDILSRLIYGARITLYIVALVALIAPVAGLLVGTVAGYAGGWADVILMRITDIFLAFPRLVLALAFVAALGAGIENAVLAISLTAWPPYARMARAETLTIRSTDYINAIRLQGAGPLRIITRHIWPLCISSLIVRVTLDMAGIILAAAGLGFLGLGAQPPSPEWGAMISEGRRFILDHWWVATVPGLAIFTVSLAFNLLGDGLRDALDPKDGGQ; encoded by the coding sequence ATGAGCGACATGACTTTGCGTCAGTGGCTGCTGACCGACGAACCCACATCCCGCCAGCATGCCAGATTGGCCAGCTTGTACAAAGGCTGGCTGACCTTGCGGTCGAACTCGATGGCTATGGTTGGTTTGGCAATCCTTGTGGTTCTCGTTTTCGCTGCCGTCTTTGCGCCTATCCTCGCGCCATATGATCCGTTTGTTCAGAATCTGTCCAGCCGATTGCTTCCCATCGGCGCCGAAGGACACTTGCTTGGAACCGACAGCTTGGGGCGGGATATTCTGTCCCGTCTGATCTATGGGGCGCGAATTACGCTATACATCGTGGCGCTGGTGGCGCTCATTGCCCCGGTCGCGGGTCTTTTGGTCGGGACTGTCGCCGGATATGCGGGTGGATGGGCAGATGTGATCCTCATGCGGATAACCGACATCTTCCTCGCCTTCCCGCGACTTGTTTTGGCATTGGCTTTTGTAGCTGCGCTTGGGGCAGGGATCGAAAACGCGGTGCTGGCAATTTCGCTCACGGCATGGCCGCCTTATGCACGCATGGCGCGGGCAGAAACGCTTACGATCCGATCGACCGACTATATCAACGCGATACGCCTTCAGGGTGCCGGGCCGCTGCGGATCATTACTCGGCATATCTGGCCGCTTTGTATCTCGTCACTGATAGTACGTGTTACGCTCGACATGGCGGGGATCATTCTGGCCGCAGCCGGTCTTGGCTTTCTTGGCTTGGGGGCACAACCGCCAAGCCCGGAATGGGGCGCGATGATTTCAGAAGGCCGCAGGTTCATCCTTGATCACTGGTGGGTCGCGACTGTACCGGGGCTTGCGATTTTTACGGTCTCACTCGCCTTCAACCTGTTGGGCGATGGGCTGAGGGACGCGCTCGACCCGAAGGATGGTGGACAATGA
- a CDS encoding ABC transporter ATP-binding protein: MSLLDIEDLWVRFPTRQGVFDAVRGVSFSLGRERLGIVGESGSGKSMTGRAILRLIRKPGIVEADHINLEGQDLLKLSERKMREVRGKKISMVMQDPKFSLNPVVTVGEQLMEAYLQHNSGSKARAKKMAIEMLESVSIRDPERVMRAYPHEVSGGMGQRIMIAMMLIPNPKILIADEPTSALDVSVQRQVLNIMDGLVKERGMGLIFISHDLNLVSEFCDRVLIMYSGRIVEVCEADKLHKARHPYTRGLLNSLPRLDDKRSHLSVLARDPAWSEAPSVRG, encoded by the coding sequence ATGAGTCTTTTGGATATCGAAGACCTGTGGGTTCGGTTCCCGACCCGGCAGGGTGTGTTTGATGCTGTGCGCGGTGTCTCTTTTTCGCTGGGGCGAGAACGTTTGGGTATCGTCGGCGAAAGTGGTTCCGGCAAGTCGATGACGGGCCGGGCCATTCTGCGCCTGATCCGCAAACCGGGTATCGTCGAGGCTGATCACATCAATCTGGAAGGTCAAGACCTGCTGAAACTCAGCGAACGCAAAATGCGCGAGGTGCGTGGCAAAAAGATTTCCATGGTCATGCAGGATCCGAAGTTCTCACTGAACCCAGTAGTTACTGTTGGAGAGCAGCTCATGGAGGCCTACCTTCAGCATAATTCCGGTTCAAAGGCACGCGCCAAAAAGATGGCGATCGAGATGCTGGAGAGTGTTTCTATCCGTGATCCCGAGCGTGTGATGCGGGCTTATCCGCATGAGGTTTCAGGTGGGATGGGGCAGCGTATCATGATTGCCATGATGCTAATTCCCAATCCCAAGATACTGATCGCCGATGAACCCACTTCGGCACTGGATGTCAGCGTTCAGCGGCAAGTACTGAACATTATGGACGGGCTGGTCAAGGAACGGGGAATGGGTTTGATTTTCATCAGCCATGATTTGAATCTGGTGTCCGAATTCTGCGACCGCGTCCTGATCATGTATTCCGGGCGGATTGTCGAGGTTTGCGAAGCTGACAAGCTGCACAAGGCCCGGCATCCCTATACCAGAGGGCTACTGAATTCACTCCCGCGGCTTGATGACAAACGCTCACACCTGAGTGTGCTGGCCCGCGATCCGGCCTGGTCCGAAGCGCCAAGCGTGAGGGGTTGA
- a CDS encoding ABC transporter ATP-binding protein: MIALEIRDLNVWFGHAHDRVDAVRGASLEVIQGESFGLVGESGSGKSTILRAITGLAPHWSGTINVEGQPLSGSRRDRSFFRTVQMVFQDPYASLHPRHTVDQVLSETIHLHGLDNIDKRVAGLLDDVGLGQRFRFRFPHQLSGGQRQRVAIARALAGEPDILLLDEPTSALDVSVQAEVLNLLTDLRKQRGLTYLMVSHDLPVVAHMCKKLAVMRNGEIVEVMSSETLRTGRPNHEYSKQLLTASVAPHQ, encoded by the coding sequence ATGATTGCACTGGAAATCAGGGACTTGAATGTCTGGTTCGGTCACGCGCACGATCGCGTAGATGCAGTAAGAGGCGCGAGTCTTGAGGTAATACAGGGCGAGAGTTTTGGTCTTGTGGGTGAGAGTGGTTCCGGAAAGTCGACTATTCTACGTGCAATAACGGGGCTTGCACCGCATTGGTCGGGTACTATCAACGTTGAAGGTCAGCCACTTTCCGGATCAAGACGGGACCGATCGTTTTTTCGAACCGTTCAGATGGTGTTTCAGGATCCATACGCTTCACTACATCCGAGGCACACGGTTGATCAGGTTCTCAGCGAAACAATTCACCTGCATGGATTGGATAATATCGACAAACGTGTAGCCGGGCTGTTGGACGATGTTGGGCTTGGGCAGCGTTTTCGGTTCCGCTTTCCCCATCAACTCTCTGGTGGCCAACGACAACGTGTCGCGATTGCACGGGCCTTGGCCGGTGAGCCGGACATCTTGCTATTGGACGAACCCACTTCTGCTTTGGATGTCAGCGTTCAGGCTGAGGTGCTCAATCTGCTGACTGATCTGCGCAAACAGCGCGGGCTGACTTATCTAATGGTTTCCCATGATCTTCCAGTTGTCGCGCATATGTGCAAAAAACTGGCAGTTATGCGTAATGGTGAGATTGTTGAGGTAATGTCCTCGGAGACTCTGCGCACGGGTCGTCCCAACCACGAGTACTCTAAGCAATTGCTTACTGCGTCGGTTGCTCCGCACCAGTAA
- a CDS encoding MoxR family ATPase has product MDTRPENPPRAIAGLSGYLSQGLVGHEHLVESLLIALLEGGHLLVEGPPGLAKTRAVKWLSNAVEGGFARIQCTPDLMPSDLTGTPVYQPQEGRFEFVPGPVFHTLVLVDEINRAPPKVQSALLESMAEHQVTVGNETYALPDPFLVVATQNPIEHDGTFPLPEAQLDRFLLHVVLTLPDLETEREILDLVIAETRNGPPVAQQMTLDELKIARTQAQSVHVAPELRDYIVRLVLATREGPFAEFIEHAVSPRGSLALASASRARAYLRGRDFALPEDVAAVAPDALAHRMVLTWRAVADGKKPRELVADILNAVEPL; this is encoded by the coding sequence ATGGATACGAGGCCTGAAAACCCGCCACGCGCCATAGCGGGATTGTCGGGGTATCTGTCGCAGGGGCTTGTTGGTCACGAGCATCTGGTTGAATCCCTTCTAATCGCCCTGCTAGAAGGTGGTCATCTTCTGGTAGAAGGGCCGCCCGGGCTGGCGAAAACACGCGCGGTCAAATGGTTGTCGAACGCCGTCGAGGGCGGCTTTGCCCGCATTCAATGTACTCCGGACCTGATGCCGTCCGATCTGACCGGAACACCAGTGTACCAGCCCCAGGAAGGCCGCTTTGAATTTGTTCCGGGGCCTGTGTTTCACACATTGGTGCTGGTTGACGAGATCAACCGTGCGCCGCCCAAGGTGCAGTCCGCTTTGCTCGAATCCATGGCAGAACATCAGGTTACGGTTGGAAATGAAACATATGCCCTGCCGGATCCCTTTCTGGTCGTGGCGACCCAGAACCCCATTGAACACGACGGAACCTTTCCCTTGCCTGAGGCACAGTTGGACAGGTTTCTGCTGCATGTCGTTTTGACTTTGCCGGATCTGGAAACGGAACGTGAGATCCTCGATCTGGTCATCGCTGAAACACGGAATGGGCCTCCAGTCGCGCAGCAGATGACGCTTGATGAGCTGAAGATTGCCCGTACCCAAGCGCAATCGGTTCACGTTGCGCCAGAGTTGCGGGATTATATCGTACGACTTGTGCTCGCGACGCGTGAAGGTCCGTTTGCCGAATTTATTGAACATGCAGTCTCGCCCCGCGGGTCGTTGGCCCTGGCCTCGGCATCTCGCGCACGCGCCTATCTGCGAGGCCGGGATTTCGCCTTGCCTGAAGATGTAGCCGCCGTCGCGCCCGATGCGCTGGCCCATCGCATGGTGCTGACCTGGAGAGCCGTTGCGGATGGCAAAAAGCCACGCGAATTGGTGGCCGACATTCTAAATGCTGTCGAGCCGCTGTGA
- a CDS encoding DUF58 domain-containing protein, which yields MTGVLAHAGVRLTTEALIALRHIALTDHSNPTMTALPGGFLTRKRGQGVEVADVREYVDGDDIRHLDRGTTARTGRMHIRQFQEEQDRVALLVADFRSPMFWGLQRAFLSVAAAEALTLIGWFMVESGGRVGLLALTTGTPVIVPLRGKTRGMLDVIGGLVQAHARSLTALQKGEDEGWTLEQALAGADRLTPTGAEIIIASGFDQQGDGFSDVLDRLSHRRNPRLLLVTESKAHEMPKGWYPIRLSDGQQKRVYLAQAEPSGEFVFQKVATHSALVLNASDPVEQTSRRISSVFATRYVA from the coding sequence GTGACGGGGGTACTGGCACATGCGGGGGTTCGCCTGACAACTGAGGCTTTGATTGCATTGCGGCACATCGCATTGACCGACCACAGCAACCCAACAATGACGGCCCTGCCCGGAGGATTTCTGACCCGAAAGCGCGGGCAGGGCGTCGAGGTTGCAGATGTACGTGAATATGTAGACGGGGATGACATTCGTCATTTGGATCGCGGAACAACCGCCCGCACAGGGCGTATGCATATCCGGCAGTTTCAGGAGGAACAGGATCGCGTCGCCCTGTTGGTTGCTGATTTTCGATCGCCGATGTTCTGGGGCCTCCAACGGGCTTTTCTTTCGGTGGCAGCCGCCGAAGCTCTGACCTTGATCGGGTGGTTCATGGTTGAAAGCGGCGGGCGTGTTGGTCTGTTGGCGCTCACCACCGGCACACCCGTTATTGTTCCCTTGCGCGGAAAAACGCGCGGGATGCTGGACGTGATCGGAGGTCTGGTTCAGGCCCACGCGCGCAGTCTGACCGCGCTGCAAAAGGGTGAAGATGAAGGCTGGACGCTGGAACAGGCGCTTGCCGGCGCTGATCGCCTGACCCCGACGGGGGCCGAGATTATCATCGCGTCTGGCTTCGATCAGCAGGGAGACGGCTTTTCAGACGTGCTGGACCGGCTCAGTCATCGCCGCAACCCAAGACTGCTGCTTGTGACCGAAAGCAAAGCGCACGAGATGCCAAAAGGCTGGTATCCGATCCGCCTTTCAGATGGGCAGCAAAAGCGGGTTTATCTGGCCCAGGCAGAGCCTTCCGGTGAATTTGTGTTTCAGAAGGTCGCAACACATTCTGCGCTTGTCTTGAATGCCAGTGACCCGGTTGAACAAACCTCTCGTCGCATTTCGTCGGTCTTCGCGACAAGGTATGTGGCATGA
- a CDS encoding VWA domain-containing protein: MFELADPWVLLALPLPFVIVRLVKPRPVFERGFPVPDRIGGMLMAASPQNKAETRFLADHLILWIIWALTIFALSGPRELQPVSALKVSGRDLAIVLDLSGSMVRDDFHLDGRQITRLEAVTRVGSEFARRRAGDRVALIVFGSEAYFATPFTFDTEAVARRIEEATIGISGRATNISDGLGLALKRLANSKAASRVVILLSDGVNNAGATNPSGVAELAAEMGVRVHTIALGPKDLQSAELGERGVVDAVTLRAIAEVSSGEAFRVKTTDDLIEVTQALDRLEATDRTGLTAEVHRSFWTWPAAMAAALALLAAWRQA; this comes from the coding sequence GTGTTTGAACTTGCTGATCCCTGGGTCCTGCTCGCGCTGCCATTACCTTTTGTCATCGTGCGTTTGGTCAAACCTCGGCCGGTTTTCGAGCGGGGGTTCCCAGTCCCTGACCGCATAGGCGGTATGCTTATGGCGGCCAGTCCACAGAATAAGGCCGAGACCCGGTTTTTGGCGGACCACCTCATATTGTGGATCATTTGGGCGCTCACGATTTTTGCCTTGTCCGGTCCGCGCGAACTTCAACCCGTTAGCGCTTTGAAAGTGTCCGGACGGGACCTTGCGATTGTTTTGGATCTTTCGGGATCAATGGTGCGGGATGATTTTCATCTCGACGGGCGCCAGATCACCCGTTTGGAGGCGGTGACACGCGTTGGATCCGAGTTCGCCAGACGTCGCGCCGGCGACCGGGTGGCTTTGATTGTTTTCGGGTCCGAAGCCTATTTCGCCACGCCTTTCACATTTGATACCGAGGCTGTTGCACGACGGATCGAAGAGGCCACGATTGGTATCTCGGGCCGTGCTACAAACATCTCCGATGGTCTGGGCCTCGCCTTGAAGCGTCTGGCCAACAGCAAGGCGGCTTCGCGGGTCGTTATTCTGTTGTCGGATGGGGTGAACAACGCGGGTGCAACGAACCCCAGTGGCGTGGCCGAACTGGCGGCTGAGATGGGGGTGCGGGTCCATACAATTGCGCTCGGCCCGAAAGACCTGCAAAGCGCCGAACTCGGTGAACGCGGTGTAGTCGATGCAGTCACGCTGCGTGCTATCGCCGAAGTTTCGAGCGGCGAGGCGTTTCGCGTCAAGACCACCGATGATCTTATTGAAGTGACACAGGCACTGGATCGTTTGGAGGCGACGGATAGAACGGGCCTAACGGCCGAGGTCCACAGATCTTTTTGGACCTGGCCCGCAGCAATGGCGGCGGCACTTGCCCTGTTGGCGGCGTGGAGGCAAGCGTGA
- a CDS encoding VWA domain-containing protein: MIELDVTLLRPVWGLFLVVVCGAGWWLLSRAGGFGAWDKVTDPQLVQAMAAIGRIEGGSFPLTTAALLLTTGIIAIALIGPAIERRDAQTYRNLDGVLFLVDASESVADDDRWPQMLSMGRLGVSALGSRPGGIIVYAGDAYVATDMTTDHRQLGQTLSLIDGQTVPDKGSRPERALALADQRTEEAGILAGDVVIFTDGDGLGTSSLQQVASLASRGARVSLVSVHSPTAQIQTHATVGGGAVFTLNQSDDLAIWLADDAATRLKRADYPVLFWHDLGRYLLFFALLPLLFLFWRAGA, translated from the coding sequence ATGATTGAGCTGGATGTCACTCTGCTTAGGCCGGTCTGGGGGCTTTTTTTGGTGGTCGTGTGCGGGGCCGGGTGGTGGTTGCTTTCCCGCGCCGGCGGGTTCGGAGCGTGGGACAAGGTCACCGACCCGCAGCTTGTCCAAGCGATGGCTGCGATTGGCCGGATCGAAGGCGGCTCCTTTCCGCTCACAACGGCCGCCTTATTGCTGACCACCGGGATCATTGCAATTGCTCTGATCGGCCCGGCAATCGAACGGCGCGACGCGCAAACCTATCGCAATCTGGATGGCGTATTGTTCCTTGTGGATGCATCAGAAAGCGTGGCTGATGACGACCGCTGGCCACAAATGCTAAGCATGGGACGCTTGGGTGTCAGTGCGCTTGGGTCGCGGCCCGGCGGCATCATCGTATACGCGGGCGATGCCTATGTCGCCACGGATATGACGACCGATCACCGCCAATTGGGTCAAACACTCTCGCTCATCGATGGGCAGACCGTTCCGGACAAGGGATCGCGACCCGAACGCGCACTGGCACTGGCGGATCAGCGGACGGAGGAGGCGGGCATCCTGGCCGGGGACGTGGTCATATTCACTGACGGGGACGGGCTTGGAACATCTTCTTTGCAGCAGGTCGCATCTCTTGCCTCACGAGGGGCACGTGTGTCTTTGGTTTCAGTTCACTCTCCGACTGCGCAAATTCAAACCCACGCCACTGTCGGCGGCGGAGCTGTCTTCACATTGAACCAGTCAGATGATCTGGCCATCTGGTTGGCAGATGATGCCGCAACCCGCTTGAAACGGGCGGACTATCCGGTGCTGTTCTGGCACGATTTGGGACGGTACCTGTTGTTTTTCGCACTGCTCCCCCTTCTGTTTTTGTTTTGGAGGGCAGGGGCATGA
- a CDS encoding tetratricopeptide repeat protein — MRWFAIAGAACIVVAFALGGAAPFGRIALAIGLYPMAANLFSDPDWQGVAFYRAGTFDKAASAFESAGNQYNLGNAYARNGQLAAALEAYDQAIAKGNPDARANFDLLAAFYAGQQIDPEALGLFPERKSGPKADSFVARGNARAAGTGSEVTNSNTMLGLAELDSRGRLGVRRIFDDKFMVADQRWLNQLSDVPGEFMAARIAQEHKRRLKLGLSPPEAESPE; from the coding sequence ATGAGATGGTTCGCGATTGCGGGTGCCGCATGTATTGTCGTTGCCTTTGCGCTGGGCGGCGCTGCCCCCTTTGGCCGCATTGCATTGGCGATTGGTCTGTACCCAATGGCTGCAAATCTGTTTTCCGACCCTGACTGGCAGGGGGTTGCCTTCTACCGTGCCGGAACTTTCGACAAAGCTGCCAGTGCTTTTGAAAGCGCTGGAAACCAGTATAATCTTGGCAATGCTTACGCCAGGAACGGCCAGCTGGCCGCTGCGCTGGAAGCCTATGATCAGGCCATAGCCAAGGGAAATCCGGATGCTCGGGCGAATTTCGATCTGCTGGCCGCCTTTTACGCAGGGCAGCAGATCGACCCCGAGGCTTTGGGCCTTTTCCCCGAACGCAAATCCGGCCCCAAGGCCGACAGTTTTGTCGCGCGCGGGAATGCGCGGGCGGCGGGAACCGGCAGTGAGGTCACGAACTCGAACACGATGCTGGGATTGGCAGAATTGGACAGTCGTGGACGACTGGGCGTACGGCGCATTTTTGACGACAAGTTCATGGTAGCCGACCAGCGCTGGCTCAATCAGCTTTCCGATGTTCCGGGTGAGTTCATGGCGGCGCGGATCGCGCAGGAACACAAGCGCAGGTTAAAGCTGGGCCTGTCCCCTCCTGAAGCGGAGAGCCCGGAATGA
- a CDS encoding BatD family protein, with the protein MKWLVLILVALPVQVLAQSKTVLPSEASIEVTIADDAPVPFTREMVLLTIRGVYRRHITREELIQPLFDGFSWAQLGPDSWSEERINGRKYKVLTRRMAIYPVEAGKLSIGPFVHRLTLTDENDDWFEHEIQSDPLTIQVAKAPATQDWWFPVRKLQISDQWSNAPDQLAPGEGVLRVIRLEALGATPEMLPPMPELTSPSALIFAHPEKRLVELTPEGPVTYAFWRWTIRPSNDTSGIVEPLQFSYFDTVARETREVTISPQRIAYGTVTQEEGPDRSEKDVAQAKLLGGPGAAIASVVFLAGLVLGMSGHKVAASRALQRFGIFDPLVRDLQSCAKTGRADGLRQAASAILHRDGPSSRRLKQMQDFDRQYFDPKAAAPDLKEFARSFLKN; encoded by the coding sequence ATGAAGTGGTTGGTTTTAATTCTCGTCGCACTTCCTGTTCAGGTTTTGGCACAGTCCAAAACAGTGCTGCCGTCCGAGGCGTCGATAGAGGTTACCATTGCAGACGACGCCCCCGTTCCGTTCACCCGCGAGATGGTGCTGTTGACGATCCGGGGTGTCTACCGTCGGCACATCACGCGCGAAGAACTGATCCAGCCCCTCTTTGATGGGTTCAGCTGGGCACAGCTGGGGCCGGACAGTTGGTCGGAAGAAAGGATCAATGGTCGGAAATACAAAGTGCTTACCCGACGTATGGCGATCTATCCTGTCGAGGCAGGCAAGCTTTCAATTGGTCCGTTTGTGCACAGGTTGACCCTGACAGACGAAAATGACGACTGGTTCGAACATGAGATTCAATCAGATCCGCTGACCATTCAGGTGGCGAAAGCCCCGGCCACGCAGGATTGGTGGTTTCCGGTTCGCAAGTTGCAGATTTCGGATCAGTGGTCGAATGCGCCGGATCAACTTGCACCGGGTGAGGGTGTCTTGCGCGTCATTCGACTTGAAGCCTTGGGTGCGACACCCGAGATGCTTCCGCCAATGCCTGAGTTGACATCGCCGTCAGCCCTGATCTTCGCGCATCCCGAGAAACGGCTTGTCGAACTGACCCCGGAAGGGCCGGTCACCTATGCGTTTTGGCGCTGGACCATACGCCCTTCAAACGACACGTCTGGCATCGTTGAGCCCCTTCAATTCAGTTACTTTGACACTGTGGCCCGCGAAACCCGAGAGGTCACCATCTCGCCGCAACGCATTGCCTACGGCACGGTTACCCAAGAGGAAGGCCCCGACAGATCGGAGAAAGATGTCGCACAAGCAAAGCTGTTGGGTGGGCCTGGCGCCGCAATCGCCAGTGTTGTTTTTCTGGCCGGTTTGGTATTGGGCATGTCCGGTCACAAGGTGGCCGCTTCAAGGGCACTGCAACGCTTTGGTATTTTCGATCCACTGGTTCGTGATTTGCAGAGCTGTGCCAAGACCGGTCGTGCAGACGGATTGCGACAAGCTGCTTCTGCCATCTTGCACCGCGACGGACCCTCATCCAGACGCCTTAAACAAATGCAGGACTTTGACAGGCAGTATTTTGATCCCAAGGCCGCAGCGCCTGATTTGAAGGAGTTTGCCAGAAGTTTCCTCAAGAATTAG
- a CDS encoding response regulator transcription factor has product MQIAGCPKPVDQVSSVLIVDDHPLFSDALAAALKLSFENCRIEKADTLKQTLEILGAGFKPDLIMFDLKLPDVTGISGFQQLRQRCPNAPVLVISSLASGELVRSLLDHGAMGFLPKDTPAQTLKHAIQEITSGRRYVPTEYNRVEELKPSESTVYQSSPELSSLTPQQVKILKLICVGQSNKQIAYELSLAEATVKAHITALLRRLGVRNRTQAAVLVDSVVARQSRHEPEVKSFLQH; this is encoded by the coding sequence ATGCAGATTGCGGGATGCCCTAAACCGGTGGACCAGGTGTCCAGTGTGCTGATAGTGGATGATCATCCGCTGTTCAGTGACGCGCTGGCCGCGGCATTGAAGCTGAGCTTCGAGAACTGCCGAATTGAAAAAGCCGATACGCTGAAGCAGACACTTGAGATACTTGGCGCAGGCTTCAAGCCTGATCTGATCATGTTCGATCTGAAATTGCCGGACGTGACGGGTATCTCGGGTTTTCAGCAGCTCCGGCAGCGCTGTCCGAATGCGCCGGTTCTGGTAATATCGTCCCTGGCATCCGGAGAGCTGGTGCGATCGTTGCTGGACCACGGTGCGATGGGATTTCTGCCAAAAGATACGCCGGCGCAAACCCTGAAACACGCCATTCAGGAGATCACCTCTGGACGGAGATACGTGCCCACCGAATACAACCGGGTCGAAGAGCTGAAGCCATCCGAAAGCACCGTTTATCAGTCCAGCCCCGAGCTTTCATCATTGACGCCGCAGCAGGTCAAAATTCTCAAGCTTATCTGCGTGGGCCAATCCAACAAGCAGATTGCATATGAGCTGTCGCTGGCCGAGGCGACGGTCAAGGCGCATATCACCGCTTTGCTGCGCCGCCTTGGGGTGCGCAACCGGACCCAGGCCGCTGTTCTGGTTGATTCAGTTGTCGCCCGACAGTCGCGACATGAGCCGGAGGTTAAATCCTTTCTTCAACACTAG